The Aerococcus christensenii genome segment TATTGGAGCCGCTCTTTCTACTGGTCTCTCCTGTGTAGGTGCCGGGATCGCCGTTTCTAACTCCGCTTCCGCTGCTTTAGGTGCTATTAGCGAAGATGACTCCATCTTTGGTCGTTCTTTAATTTTCGTTGGGTTAGCTGAAGGGATTTCCCTATTCGGTTTAATCGTTTCCTTCTCTATCTTGGGGCAACTCTAATGAAAGAATATATCATTAGTGATAACATCCAAGCTTTAACTGGCATGCAGTTAGTAGGCGTGGATGGGGTCTTAATTGACGAAGAGACCAAATTTGAGGATGCTTTTCGTGCTGTTCTCGCTGATGATACGATTGGTGTTTTGATGATTTCTCCTCAACTCATTGCTAGCCATCAGAAACAAGTTGATGATGTGCGATTCAATCGTTCCAAACCTTTAATTGTTGAAATTCAAGGGCCTGCCGAGTATGCACACTCTCAAAGTTCCATCCAATCGACCATACAAAGTGCCATTGGCATATCGATTTAGAGGAGGTTACTATGAAACTCGATGAAAAATTAACTTATTTTGACGATCAAGTCAAATCGCAAACTCAAGAAGAAATTGACCAAGAAATTGAGCAATATCGCCAAACTTTGGAAGAAGATTTGGCTAATTACAAAAAACAAACGGATGAGAATCTCGCTAAACGCTTAGAAACTGAAAAAGAAGCTATTCGCAGGGAAAGTAATAAGATTCTCTCTCAAATGCAAATTAGTCAACAAAAAGACTTATTCTTAAACGAAGAAAAAATGAAAAGTACCCTCTTCCAAGCTTTTGAAAAAGAAATCGAAAACTATAAGAACACCGATCAATATGTCGATCAACTTCTCGCAATGATCAAAAAAATCCAATCTTTTGCGAAGAATGAAACTTATGATCTCTATATTGATCGCAGTGATGCCCATCTTAAAGACCAATTGGCTCAACGGGTCAATCATCCCGTTAGTCTCTCTGACCGTGACTTTATTGGAGGAATAAGAGGCGTTTTAAGAGAACGCCAAATTCTCTTCGACTATTCCTTCTCTAGCCTCTTAGATCAGATGCAAGAAGATTTCGTCATAAAGGGGGCACTATAAATTCATGGAAGTTACAGAAAAAATTTATGCGATTAATGGGCCGATCGTTACCGTTCAAGGGCCTACTGAATTCTCCATGCAAGAACTTGTCCACGTCGGACATTCCCAATTAATCGGAGAAGTTATTCGGATCGACGAATCCAAAACTACTATCCAAGTCTATGAAGAAACTGCAGGCTTGAAACCTGGAGAGCCTATCGTAGGGTCTGGTTCCGCTATGTCCGTTGAATTAGGACCTGGTTTGCTCAATAATATCTTCGATGGAATCGAACGTCCCCTAGAAGAAATTGCCAAACAATCTGGATTCTATATTCAAAAAGGCGTCAATGTTCACTCCTTAGATCGCACCAAGAAATGGAAAGTTCAACCTAAAGTGAACCTAGATGATCAAGTCTCTGGTGGAGACATCATTGCAGAAATTCCAGAATCTGCAGCGATTACTCATAAAGTCATGGTTCCTCCAGAAGTTGTTGGACAAGTCGTTAAGATTGTTGAACCTGGTGAATACACGATTGAAGACACCTTAGCAGAAATTCGTCTCTTCAATGGCGACATTTATCCTATTAAAGCTTACCAAAAATGGCCAATTCGGACTCCTCGTCCTGTGGCTAAACGGCTAGAATCTACTACCCCACTTCTCACTGGACAAAGAATTATCGACACCGTTTTTCCGATTGCTAAAGGCGGAACGGCCGCTATCCCTGGGGGATTTGGGACTGGAAAAACAACCATGCAACACCAAATCGCCAAATTTGCGGATGCAGATGTGATCGTCTATATCGGATGTGGTGAACGTGGAAATGAAATGACCGAAGTTTTGGAAGACTTTTCAAAATTGATCGACCCTCGTTCCCAAGCGCCCCTTATGGAGAGAACGGTTTTGATCGCTAACACCTCCAACATGCCTGTGGCTGCTCGTGAGGCTTCTATCTATACTGGTTTAACCATTGCAGAATACTACCGCGATATGGGGTATGATGTAGCGATCATGGCGGATTCCACCTCCCGTTGGGCAGAAGCCTTACGTGAGCTCTCTGGACGTTTGGAAGAAATGCCAGCCGAAGAAGGTTATCCAGCTTACCTCGCTAGCCGAATTGCTACTTTCTATGAACGGGCTGGAGATATGGAAACCCTCAACCACTCTTCGGGTTCTGTTTCTATTATCGGTGCCGTTTCTCCTCAAGGGGGCGACTTCTCAGAACCTGTTACCCAAAATACCAAACGTTTTGTTCGCTGCTTCTGGGGACTCGATGCCAACTTAGCGCACGCTCGTCACTATCCTGCGATTAACTGGATGAATTCTTATAGCCAATATGTCGATGACCTTTCTTCATGGTACAATAAGAACGTTTCTCCAGAATTCGTGGAAAATCGTGCAGAAATGATGGCCATCCTTCATGAAGAAGATGAATTAAACGAAATCGTTAAGTTGATTGGTTCAGACATCTTACCTGATAATCAAAAACTTACCCTTCAAACCGCTCGTGTCCTTCGTTTAGGATTCTTACAACAGAATACCTTCCATGCGATTGACCAAGCGATTCCAATGGCTAAGCAAGCCAAAATGTTAGATGTCATCCTCTATCTTCACCATCGGATGCAACAACTTGTTCAATGGGGAATGCCGATGTCTTACCTCAGCCAATCAGACATCTTCAACCGGTTAATTACCATGAAATTTGATATTCCAAATGATGACCTCAAAGTGTTTGATGACTACTACAAAGCTATCGATCAATTCTATGATAAAGCCATGCAAGAAAACGGATAAGGGGGAAAAAAGAATGGCAATTGAATATTTAGGTTTAAATTCTATTGAAGGTCCCCTTGTCGTGGTAGATGGGGTTCGTGGAGCCGCTTATGGTGACATTGTCCGCTTCCGTACCAATCGGACCCATCACAAGGTTGGACAAATTATCTCCATTGAAGGGGAACATGCCCTCATTCAAGTGTTCGATTCCACCACAGGAATGTCTCTAGAAAATACCCACACCACTTTCACAGGAAAAGGAATGGAAATTGCTCTAGGGCCTGACATTCTTGGAAGAACCTTTAACGGATTAGGCAAACCTCTCGATGGTTTAGGAACTATCCATGCGGAAGTGAGTCGTGATGTCAACGGCGCTCCTCTTAACCCTGTTTCTCGGATTTACCCAAGAGACTACATTGAAACAGGATTCTCCGCTATTGACGGTTTAACCACCCTCATTCGTGGTCAAAAACTTCCTATCTTCTCAGGAGATGGGATGCCCCACAACGAACTCGCTGCCCAAATCGCTAAACAAGCCAAACTAGGTGACGGCGTAGACGGCGAATTTGCGGTTGTCTTTGCTGCAATGGGAGTTAAACACGATGTGGCGGATTACTTCCGTCGTTCTTTCGAAGAATCAGGAGCAATGAAACACGTCACGATGTTCGTGAATACTGCGGATGATCCCGTTATGGAACGTTTGATCACCCCTCGTATGGCACTCACCACTGCTGAATACCTCGCTTATGACCTCGGCAAGCATGTCTTAGTCATCCTTACCGATATGACTTCCTTCTGTGAAGCCTTACGTGAAGTTTCCAACGCCAAACAAGAAATTCCTTCCCGTAAAGGTTACCCTGGCTACCTCTATTCCGAACTCGCTACTATTTACGAACGGGCAGGTATCGTCAAAGGAAAATCTGGTTCTGTGACCCAGATTCCTATCCTTACGATGCCTAACGATGATATTACCCACCCTATTCCAGACTTAACTGGGTACATTACTGAAGGACAAATCGTTCTTGATCGAAGCGTAGCAGGTAAAAACATCTATCCACCAATCAACGTGCTTCCTTCTCTCTCTCGTTTGATGAAAGACGGTATTGGGGAAGGCTTCACACGTGAAGATCACGAAGACGTTGCCAACCAATTATTCGCCGCTTATTCTTCCGCTATTGATGCGAGAAGTTTAGCCTCAGTTATTGGGGAAGAAGAGCTCTCTGATCTTGATAAGAAATACCTCGCCTTTGGTCAATCCTTCGAAAAAGAATTCGTTGGCCAAAAAGCAGACGAAACCCGGACGATTCAAGATACCCTCAATCTCGGTTGGGACTTGTTAAGACAATTTCCTAAAACAGAACTTAACCGGATCGATTCCAAATACTTGGATAAATACTATGACAACCTCACCTATTCCTACCATACTCCTCTTAAAGAAGGGACTCTTGAGGAAGGTGAAAGGTAATGGAAGTCAATCATACTCCTACCAAAGGGAACTTGATGCAAATTGAAAAGACCCTCCGTCTTTCCAAAAATGGTCATGAATTAATGGACCGTAAACGGATGATTCTCATGAACGAAATCATGGCATTAGTTCAAAAATCACGTCAAGTTCAAACAGATCTCAAAGAAGCTTACGACAAAGCCTATCAGCTCCTCGCAGCTGCTCAAAGAGAAATCGGCCTACACACTATTGCAGAATGGGCACAAGACGTTCCTGTGAGCGATCAACTCACCATTCACGTGCGTAGTATCATGGGAAGCGAAGTCCCTGACCTTCATTACGAAAAACAAAAAATGACGCCGTCCTACTCTTTTGCTAAGACAGCAGTAGAAATGGACCGCGCACGGATGGCTTTTGAAGAAGTCAAGCAACTTCAAATTCAATTAGCACAAATTGAAAATGCCGCCTATCGACTCGCTTTCAATATTCAAAAAACGCAAAAACGGGTTAACGCCTTACAAAACATTACTATTCCTCAACTTCAAGCAGCCCAAGGAGAGATCGCCTCTGCGCTTGAAGAAAAGGAAAGAGAAGAGTTTACTCGCTTGAAAGTCGTTAAACGTATTTTAAATGCTAAAAATGAAGCTCAAAAAGCACGTATGCAAGCTGAAAATGCGTAAACTCTACAAAAAAACCGCCTATCTAAAAAAGACAGGCGGTTTTCTTTTAAGAACATGCTCTTTTTATCCTTTCTCCTTTTTCAAAAAAGACTAGCTTTTAAAAGAGAGAATCACTATAATAAAACATAATTTATGACTTAGTAAGGAGTGATTCCATTGAATCGTAACCATTTGTTTCCTTTAGTTGCTACAGCCTTATACGCTGCCATAATTATTTTAGCGATTACCTTTATTCATATTCCGATGCCTTCCGCACTCTCTAAGAGCTTTGTCCATCCTGGGAATGCTCTCGTTGTTCTCGGCTTACTCCTCCTTGGAGAAAAGAACGGGACTTTTGCAGCTGTCATTGGACTTTTTCTCTATGATACTCTTAATGGTTATGCTGCCTCTGCCCCTTTTACTGTTCTTGAAAATCTCATCGTCTTGCTCATAGTAAGTCTTCTCTACCGCAAAGTTTATCATTCAAAATTAACCCTTGGGCGTCTCAGTTTTATTGGAAGTCTAGCAGGCTTAACCAAAGTCATCGTGATTTTTATCAAGTACACCCTCCGTCAATACCTTCTCGGAAACTCCTTGTTTGCTTCCTTAGCCATCGCAGCAACCGGAATGCCAGCTAGCCTGTTCACAGCGATCGTTACTGGTCTTCTCGTAACCACTCTCTACTTTCCAATGAAGAAAATCTTTGATCGCTATCAACTCACCCAAAATTAAGCCTAAAAAATCCGCTATCCCTAAAATTTAACTAGAGATAGCGGACGTTTTTTAGGTGAAATTATTTTTGCCCATAATAGGCATTTTTACCATGTTTTCGGTAATAATGTTTATCCAAATAATGTTGCGGGATAGGCTCGCCAGCTTGTCGCCTTAAATTTTCTGTTCGTTCTGCCATCTCACAAACTGTTTCAATGACTTTCCCAACTTCTACAGATTTCATTGCACTATTTCCCCAAGAAAAAGTCCCATGATTTCTAACCAAAACGCCCGGTACGGCTATTGGATCAATCTTGCGGTCACGGAATGTCTCTACAATGACTTTTCCCGTATTTTCCTCATAGGCTTCTTCCACTTCTTCTTGTGTTAAATCACGCGTACAGGGAATGCACCCATAAAAATTATCCGCATGCGTGGTCCCATAAACCGGAACGTCACGTCCTGCTTGTGCCCATGCTACCCCTTGAACACTATGTGTATGCGTAATTCCTATAATTTCTGGAAATTCTCTAAATAAAACCACATCCGTAGGGAGATCTGAAGACGGCCTTAAACTTTCTTTTTCTAGAACGTTCCCTTCTAAATCTGTCACGACCATATCTTCAGGTGTCATGGTTTCATAAGGGACCCCTGAGGGTTTAATCACAATCACACCGATCTCTCGATTTACTTCTGCGACATTTCCCCAAGTCAGCGTGACTAAGCCATACTCTGGCAATTTTAAATTAGCTGCACAGACTCTTTCCTTCATCTCACGAATCATTTCTTCTTTAGACATGGAAGCCCGCCTCTCTCATAAATGGTAAGACATAATCTTTTGCTTTTTGAATTTCTTCTTCTGGATGCTCTGAAGTTTCTGACCACATCTCAATCATAAAAGTTCCGTTATAATTCAATCGTTTTAAGGTCTTAAAACAGCCTAAAAAGTCAACATCTCCTGCCCCAAAACGGACTTCTTTAAATTTACCTGGGAAGTTTTCTGTGACATTTAAAGTGTCCTTGACATGACAGGCCACAATTTCATCAATGCCTAGTTCGAGCTCGGCACCGACGTCATTGCCTGACCAAGCGGATATATTCCCTAAATCCGGATAGACTTGCAGCCATGGAGAGTGGATGGTGCGTTTAATGGCATTGAATTTCGTAATCGAATTAATAAAGGGATCATCCATAATCTCAATAGACAACATCACTTGTTTTTCAGCTGCCATATGTACAGCTTTTTGTAAATTTTCCATAAAATAAGCGCGTGAAGTCAGTGTTTTTTCTTCATAATAAACATCGTATCCTGCCAACTGGATATTTCTAACCCCTAAATCAACTGCCAAATCAATCGCTTTTTGCATCATATCTAAAGCTTTTTCTCGTTTTTTAGGGTCTGCGGATCCAAAAGGATAACGTCGATGGCCACTCAAACATATCGAAAAGATGCGAAGACCACTTTCATACATCGCTTCGACTACTTCTCGCCGTTCTTCCTTCGTCCACTCTAATCGCGCAAGACGTTCATCCGTCTCATCAATGGACATTTCCACAAAATCAAAGCCTAATTTTTTTGCCATTTGTAACCGTTGTAACCAGGTAATGCCTTTAGGAAGTGCTTTTTCATAAATACCTAAACTGACCAAAATAATTCCTCCTTATTACTGGGTGCCCTTCTTCTTAATAAAAGAAATTCAGCGATTCTGGGGAGCCGACCGCTGAACTGTTCAACTTATCTGCAGTCTATTAACCCCAGATCTCTTTAATTTTATTTTGGAAATCTATCGCTGCTTGTTTGGGATCTTCTGCTTGGGTAATCCCACGCCCTGCAATAAATGTGTAAACCTCTACCCCTTTAAAGAGATCCAAAATCTCAACTTTTAATCCGCCAGTAACGGATACTTTAAAGCCCATATCCACTAATTTCTTGACTTTTGTGAGATCCTTTTCTCCCCAAGTTTCTCCAGCAAGAAGCGCGTCTCGGCTTTGATGATAAATCGCTTGATGGATGCCTGCATCTAACCAAGCTTGCGCTTGATCATAGGTCCAGTCTCCATAAAGTTCCACTTGAACTTCATCGACTTCTTTCGCCGCAGCTTTCATGGTTGGAATCGTGGCTGAACAAATACAGGTCATAAAGTTTGCCCCGGCTTCTTTCAAATTTTTAGCAACCGTTCCCCCGGCATCTGCACATTTAGGATCCGCTACAATTAATTTATCTGGATACAAGGCTCTAAAACACCGGACAACTTCTGCGCCGTCTTGTAACAAAAGAATTGTCCCTGCTTCAATAATATCTACAACGTCTCCTACGGCTTTAATATCTGCCAGGGCACTCGCTAAATCATTATGATCACACGCTATTTGTAATTTTGGTAAACTCATTGGTTCATTTCCTTTCATTTTGTACTAATAAGAGGTCTTATTTAAAATTTAATTTCAATATCATTATCTGAAACTTCCTCTTCTTCAATTGTCACTTCCTGAATAGGGACTTTAGGCTTTGTAATCGAGCAAATTAAAGCTGTCACTAATGCTCCTATTAAATAAGCAGCTATCCAAAGATGAGGTTTATTGGTTAAAGGAATAGAGAAAACCCCTCCATGAAGGACAGGGACTTCAACTCCCCACACTAAAATCAGAGCATGCGCTAACCCGGAACCAATCGTAGATGCCGCAATTACACGAACAGGATCTCTAAAGGCAAAAGGTAATGCGCCTTCTGTGACTTGACATAAAGACAGAGCAATAGCTACTTTTGCGTCTTCTCTTTCTTCAGGTGTATATTTTTTAGGAGTTAACAATAAAGCGCTAATCGCCATTCCCAATGGAGGCGCCATTGCCGCTGCATTTTTACCAGCCGCAGGTCCCCATATACCTTCTGCTGCAAAAGCTGAAACCACTGAAAATCCAATTTTATTCACTGGGCCTCCCATGTCAAATCCAGTCATCGAACCTAATAAAAAGCCAAGCACAAATTTAGAAGATGTATTCATATTCATAAAGAAATTAACAACTGCCGCTGTTAATTGGGCGAGTGGTGGCCCAATGACATATAAAATAAAAAGTGAAGCAATCAATCCAGAAAAAACAGGTAAAATAACAATTGGCATCATCGATTTCATCGCCCGACCGACTTTAAAATATTTCTTCATTAAGAGAATTAAAATTCCAATAAGCAGTCCTGATAAAATTCCTCCTAAAAAACCTGCTTTGACTTGGCTCGACAGAAATCCTGCTACAAAACCTGGTGCAATTGCTGGTTTTCCTGCAATGGAATTTCCAATGAAAGCAGTTAAAACAGCAATCATAATTCCAAATGAAGCATTACCTGTTTGTAATAAGTAATAACCAATACTCCCAGTAACCTCTACACCACCTATCATTCGAGATAAGGCTGTTGCAAAACCACCGAGAACAATAACAGGAATCATATAAGAAATCCCTGACATAACATGTTTTTTAGTATCTTTTAAAACATTGATTACAATATCCATTAATGCGCCTCCCACTTTTCTCTAATTTTTATCAATAAATTTTCAGGTGATTTAATGCCTAATTTAGTTGGAACTTCCACAATTGGTTTCCCTTTAAATCTTTCTTTTCCAGTCACTCCTATATCTACACAAAATCATTCTTCACTTTCTCTTTGTACAATCTTTTAATTTCACTAATTCTCAACTTCTTGATTCCATGAGTTCACTAAGTTGTATCCACTTTCTTTTTATATCAAAAAAATAGCCTCCTTCGATACACGCTCAAAGGAAGTTGTTCTCGCCTTTGAATTTCTCTAAACGATAGATCAATTAATAGTTATTTCAAACAGATTATGGCAACAC includes the following:
- a CDS encoding V-type ATP synthase subunit F, whose translation is MKEYIISDNIQALTGMQLVGVDGVLIDEETKFEDAFRAVLADDTIGVLMISPQLIASHQKQVDDVRFNRSKPLIVEIQGPAEYAHSQSSIQSTIQSAIGISI
- a CDS encoding V-type ATP synthase subunit E, with translation MKLDEKLTYFDDQVKSQTQEEIDQEIEQYRQTLEEDLANYKKQTDENLAKRLETEKEAIRRESNKILSQMQISQQKDLFLNEEKMKSTLFQAFEKEIENYKNTDQYVDQLLAMIKKIQSFAKNETYDLYIDRSDAHLKDQLAQRVNHPVSLSDRDFIGGIRGVLRERQILFDYSFSSLLDQMQEDFVIKGAL
- a CDS encoding V-type ATP synthase subunit A; this encodes MEVTEKIYAINGPIVTVQGPTEFSMQELVHVGHSQLIGEVIRIDESKTTIQVYEETAGLKPGEPIVGSGSAMSVELGPGLLNNIFDGIERPLEEIAKQSGFYIQKGVNVHSLDRTKKWKVQPKVNLDDQVSGGDIIAEIPESAAITHKVMVPPEVVGQVVKIVEPGEYTIEDTLAEIRLFNGDIYPIKAYQKWPIRTPRPVAKRLESTTPLLTGQRIIDTVFPIAKGGTAAIPGGFGTGKTTMQHQIAKFADADVIVYIGCGERGNEMTEVLEDFSKLIDPRSQAPLMERTVLIANTSNMPVAAREASIYTGLTIAEYYRDMGYDVAIMADSTSRWAEALRELSGRLEEMPAEEGYPAYLASRIATFYERAGDMETLNHSSGSVSIIGAVSPQGGDFSEPVTQNTKRFVRCFWGLDANLAHARHYPAINWMNSYSQYVDDLSSWYNKNVSPEFVENRAEMMAILHEEDELNEIVKLIGSDILPDNQKLTLQTARVLRLGFLQQNTFHAIDQAIPMAKQAKMLDVILYLHHRMQQLVQWGMPMSYLSQSDIFNRLITMKFDIPNDDLKVFDDYYKAIDQFYDKAMQENG
- a CDS encoding V-type ATP synthase subunit B — protein: MAIEYLGLNSIEGPLVVVDGVRGAAYGDIVRFRTNRTHHKVGQIISIEGEHALIQVFDSTTGMSLENTHTTFTGKGMEIALGPDILGRTFNGLGKPLDGLGTIHAEVSRDVNGAPLNPVSRIYPRDYIETGFSAIDGLTTLIRGQKLPIFSGDGMPHNELAAQIAKQAKLGDGVDGEFAVVFAAMGVKHDVADYFRRSFEESGAMKHVTMFVNTADDPVMERLITPRMALTTAEYLAYDLGKHVLVILTDMTSFCEALREVSNAKQEIPSRKGYPGYLYSELATIYERAGIVKGKSGSVTQIPILTMPNDDITHPIPDLTGYITEGQIVLDRSVAGKNIYPPINVLPSLSRLMKDGIGEGFTREDHEDVANQLFAAYSSAIDARSLASVIGEEELSDLDKKYLAFGQSFEKEFVGQKADETRTIQDTLNLGWDLLRQFPKTELNRIDSKYLDKYYDNLTYSYHTPLKEGTLEEGER
- a CDS encoding V-type ATP synthase subunit D — protein: MEVNHTPTKGNLMQIEKTLRLSKNGHELMDRKRMILMNEIMALVQKSRQVQTDLKEAYDKAYQLLAAAQREIGLHTIAEWAQDVPVSDQLTIHVRSIMGSEVPDLHYEKQKMTPSYSFAKTAVEMDRARMAFEEVKQLQIQLAQIENAAYRLAFNIQKTQKRVNALQNITIPQLQAAQGEIASALEEKEREEFTRLKVVKRILNAKNEAQKARMQAENA
- a CDS encoding ECF transporter S component, whose protein sequence is MNRNHLFPLVATALYAAIIILAITFIHIPMPSALSKSFVHPGNALVVLGLLLLGEKNGTFAAVIGLFLYDTLNGYAASAPFTVLENLIVLLIVSLLYRKVYHSKLTLGRLSFIGSLAGLTKVIVIFIKYTLRQYLLGNSLFASLAIAATGMPASLFTAIVTGLLVTTLYFPMKKIFDRYQLTQN
- the araD gene encoding L-ribulose-5-phosphate 4-epimerase AraD, with the protein product MSKEEMIREMKERVCAANLKLPEYGLVTLTWGNVAEVNREIGVIVIKPSGVPYETMTPEDMVVTDLEGNVLEKESLRPSSDLPTDVVLFREFPEIIGITHTHSVQGVAWAQAGRDVPVYGTTHADNFYGCIPCTRDLTQEEVEEAYEENTGKVIVETFRDRKIDPIAVPGVLVRNHGTFSWGNSAMKSVEVGKVIETVCEMAERTENLRRQAGEPIPQHYLDKHYYRKHGKNAYYGQK
- a CDS encoding L-ribulose-5-phosphate 3-epimerase, yielding MVSLGIYEKALPKGITWLQRLQMAKKLGFDFVEMSIDETDERLARLEWTKEERREVVEAMYESGLRIFSICLSGHRRYPFGSADPKKREKALDMMQKAIDLAVDLGVRNIQLAGYDVYYEEKTLTSRAYFMENLQKAVHMAAEKQVMLSIEIMDDPFINSITKFNAIKRTIHSPWLQVYPDLGNISAWSGNDVGAELELGIDEIVACHVKDTLNVTENFPGKFKEVRFGAGDVDFLGCFKTLKRLNYNGTFMIEMWSETSEHPEEEIQKAKDYVLPFMREAGFHV
- a CDS encoding 3-keto-L-gulonate-6-phosphate decarboxylase UlaD is translated as MSLPKLQIACDHNDLASALADIKAVGDVVDIIEAGTILLLQDGAEVVRCFRALYPDKLIVADPKCADAGGTVAKNLKEAGANFMTCICSATIPTMKAAAKEVDEVQVELYGDWTYDQAQAWLDAGIHQAIYHQSRDALLAGETWGEKDLTKVKKLVDMGFKVSVTGGLKVEILDLFKGVEVYTFIAGRGITQAEDPKQAAIDFQNKIKEIWG
- a CDS encoding PTS fructose transporter subunit IIC, encoding MDIVINVLKDTKKHVMSGISYMIPVIVLGGFATALSRMIGGVEVTGSIGYYLLQTGNASFGIMIAVLTAFIGNSIAGKPAIAPGFVAGFLSSQVKAGFLGGILSGLLIGILILLMKKYFKVGRAMKSMMPIVILPVFSGLIASLFILYVIGPPLAQLTAAVVNFFMNMNTSSKFVLGFLLGSMTGFDMGGPVNKIGFSVVSAFAAEGIWGPAAGKNAAAMAPPLGMAISALLLTPKKYTPEEREDAKVAIALSLCQVTEGALPFAFRDPVRVIAASTIGSGLAHALILVWGVEVPVLHGGVFSIPLTNKPHLWIAAYLIGALVTALICSITKPKVPIQEVTIEEEEVSDNDIEIKF